The following proteins are encoded in a genomic region of Takifugu flavidus isolate HTHZ2018 chromosome 3, ASM371156v2, whole genome shotgun sequence:
- the adissp gene encoding adipose-secreted signaling protein, protein MAAAKKRCAKGGGVRFSEEPPSAGAASHVHFEEKLHDSVVMVTPEEDGHFMVKVGFLKTQHRYEIVFTLPEVPALGKYVCPAPVPSPHLRITDITPAPEGGLKVTCEYLAQQEGVLCEEVLLLSETEDVCVKVKVHARVMDRHHGTPMLLDGVRCIGVELEYDSEQSDWQGFD, encoded by the exons GATGCGCCAAGGGAGGAGGTGTGCGTTTCTCCGAAGAGCCCCCCAGCGCCGGAGCGGCGTCGCACGTCCACTTCGAGGAAAAGCTGCACGACTCTGTCGTCATGGTGACGCCAGAGGAGGACGGCCACTTCATGGTCAAG GTTGGCTTCTTAAAGACTCAGCACCGCTATGAAATCGTTTTCACCCTGCCGGAGGTCCCAGCTTTGGGGAAGTACGTGTGCCCGGCGCCGGTGCCCAGTCCACACCTCCGCATCACCGACATCACGCCGGCGCCTGAGG GTGGTCTGAAGGTGACGTGCGAGTACTTGGCCCAGCAGGAGGGCGTTCTGTGCgaggaggtgctgctgctgagcgagACCGAGGACGTTTGCGTTAAGGTCAAAGTTCACGCCAGAGTCATGG ACCGCCACCACGGTACGCCGATGCTGCTGGACGGGGTTCGCTGCATCGGCGTGGAGCTCGAGTACGACTCCGAACAAAGCGACTGGCAGGGGTTCGACTGA
- the vax2 gene encoding ventral anterior homeobox 2, giving the protein MFDQATTMGDGNHRCGPNPLCPDRMETKCRAEIGSRSPVQSSTDTPGTSASTPTSSSEDGHDKLLGVDPDYCRRILVRDAKGTIREIVLPKGLDLDRPKRTRTSFTAEQLYRLELEFQRCQYVVGRERTELARQLNLSETQVKVWFQNRRTKQKKDTTKDSDKRSSSTNESLATCNILRLLEQGRLLSGPAPPPNSLLGPPPHPTHNGSLLSSPGGASSTSPGISSSTPPSSLPGGTFGLSLPSLGGTPPSPRLGVPPPHSLCFSMPLLGGAHHELTSVYGCGSSAFEPYMRLDRKEADLGGKKTVS; this is encoded by the exons ATGTTCGATCAGGCTACGACTATGGGCGATGGGAACCACCGCTGTGGACCCAACCCCCTGTGTCCGGACCGGATGGAGACAAAGTGCCGCGCCGAGATCGGGAGCCGGTCACCGGTTCAGAGCTCCACCGACACCCCGGGCACATCAGCGTCTACCCCGACGTCTTCCAGCGAAGATGGGCATGACAAACTTTTAGGAGTGGACCCGGACTACTGTCGGAGGATATTAGTCAGAG ATGCTAAAGGCACCATCCGGGAAATCGTGCTACCGAAGGGCCTCGACCTGGACCGGCCGAAGCGCACGCGGACTTCGTTCACGGCGGAGCAGCTGTACCGGCTCGAGCTCGAGTTCCAGCGGTGCCAATACGTCGTGGGCCGCGAGCGCACTGAGCTCGCGAGGCAGCTAAATTTGTCTGAAACACAG GTCAAGGTTTGGTTCCAGAACCGCCGGACCAAGCAGAAGAAGGACACCACCAAGGATTCCGACAAACGCTCCTCTTCCACCAATGAATCATTGGCCACCTGCAACATCCTGCGCCTCCTGGAGCAGGGGCGACTCCTATCTGGTCCCGCCCCGCCACCAAACTCCCTGCTTGGGCCACCGCCGCACCCGACGCACAACGGTTCCCTGCTGAGCAGCCCCGGCGGGGCCTCGTCCACCTCCCcaggcatcagcagcagcaccccgcCCAGCTCCTTGCCAGGAGGGACTTTCGGGTTGTCTCTGCCGTCCCTGGGCGGAACTCCGCCTTCGCCGAGGCTCGGAGTCCCACCACCGCACTCCCTTTGCTTTTCCATGCCGCTGCTAGGCGGCGCCCACCATGAACTGACCTCCGTGTACGGCTGCGGTTCCTCAGCCTTTGAGCCGTACATGCGGCTggacaggaaggaggcagatctgggaggaaagaAGACGGTTTCTTAA